The following coding sequences lie in one Musa acuminata AAA Group cultivar baxijiao chromosome BXJ3-1, Cavendish_Baxijiao_AAA, whole genome shotgun sequence genomic window:
- the LOC135629444 gene encoding squalene monooxygenase SE1-like, with protein sequence MASVAAEMAEHYLFAAIVASILAFLLLAGIRGRKAARGRKRTDDGAPFAAGKEQCDSDADGCGVPDVIVVGAGVAGSALAYTLGKDGRRVHVIERDLTEPDRIVGELLQPGGYLKLVELGLQDCVEEIDAQRVFGYALFKDGRNTKLAYPLEKFHSDVAGRSFHHGRFIQRMRQKAATLPNVRLEQGTVTSLLEENGTIKGVLYKNKAGEELKAFAPLTIVCDGCFSNLRKSLCSPKVDIPSSFVGLVLENCELPFPNHGHVVLADPSPILFYPISSNEVRCLVDVPGQKVPSVANGEMASYLKTVVTPQIPAQLHDPFISAIDKGNIRTIANRSMPAVPHPTPGALLMGDAFNMRHPLTGGGMTVALSDIVLLHNLLKPLRDLHDASTLCNYLESFYTLRKPVASTINTLAGALYKVFSASPDRARNEMRQACFDYLSLGGVFSNGPISLLSGLNPRPLTLVAHFFAVAIYGVGRLLLPFPSPKRMWIGARLISGASGIIFPIIKAEGVRQMFFPATVPAYYRKPPAN encoded by the exons ATGGCTTCTGTGGCGGCGGAGATGGCGGAGCACTACCTTTTCGCGGCCATTGTCGCTTCGATCTTGGCCTTCCTTCTTCTCGCCGGAATCCGGGGTCGGAAGGCCGCGAGGGGGAGGAAGAGGACCGACGATGGAGCTCCTTTCGCCGCCGGGAAGGAGCAGTGCGATTCGGACGCCGATGGGTGCGGCGTCCCGGACGTGATCGTCGTCGGCGCTGGCGTCGCGGGTTCCGCCCTCGCTTACACGCTCGGAAAG GATGGAAGACGGGTACATGTTATTGAGAGAGATTTAACAGAGCCCGACAGAATTGTTGGTGAACTTTTGCAACCTGGAGGATACTTGAAACTGGTTGAGTTGGGCCTTCAGG ATTGTGTTGAAGAAATTGATGCTCAGCGGGTCTTTGGCTATGCTCTTTTTAAAGATGGAAGAAATACTAAACTTGCTTACCCTCTGGAAAAATTTCATTCCGATGTTGCTGGGAGGAGCTTTCATCATGGACGGTTCATACAAAGGATGCGACAGAAAGCTGCAACTTTACCCAA TGTTCGGCTGGAGCAGGGAACTGTAACATCATTGCTTGAAGAAAATGGAACAATTAAGGGGGTACTGTATAAGAATAAAGCTGGTGAAGAATTAAAAGCTTTTGCACCTCTTACAATTGTATGTGATGGCTGCTTTTCAAATTTGCGGAAGTCTCTCTGCTCTCCTAAG GTGGATATACCATCTTCTTTTGTTGGTTTGGTTCTTGAGAACTGTGAACTTCCATTCCCAAACCATGGGCATGTTGTCTTGGCAGATCCCTCACCCATTTTATTTTATCCAATAAGTAGCAATGAGGTACGCTGTTTGGTTGATGTGCCTGGACAGAAAGTACCTTCTGTAGCGAATGGTGAAATGGCTAGCTACCTAAAGACGGTGGTGACACCTCAG ATTCCAGCTCAACTGCATGATCCTTTTATATCGGCAATCGACAAGGGAAATATTAGAACTATAGCAAATAGGAGCATGCCAGCTGTTCCTCATCCCACACCTGGAGCCCTGTTAATGGGGGATGCTTTCAATATGCGTCATCCTCTAACCGGTGGGGGAATGACTGTGGCCTTATCTGATATAGTTCTTCTACATAATCTTCTCAAGCCTCTTCGTGATCTTCATGATGCATCCACTCTCTGCAATTACTTGGAGTCTTTTTACACCCTACGGAAG CCAGTTGCTTCTACAATAAACACCTTGGCAGGTGCTCTTTACAAGGTCTTTAGTGCATCACCTGATCGAGCTAGGAATGAAATGCGCCAAGCATGTTTCGACTATTTAAGCCTGGGAGGTGTATTCTCAAATGGACCCATTTCTTTACTCTCAGGTCTGAATCCTAGGCCATTGACTTTGGTTGCACACTTCTTTGCTGTCGCTATATATGGTGTTGGCCGCCTATTGCTGCCATTTCCTTCCCCCAAACGAATGTGGATTGGAGCTAGACTTATTTCT GGTGCCTCAGGTATCATTTTCCCCATCATCAAAGCAGAAGGGGTTCGGCAAATGTTCTTCCCTGCAACTGTTCCTGCATATTATAGGAAACCCCCTGCCAATTGA